The Leptolyngbya sp. 'hensonii' genomic sequence CGTATCTGCTTCCACGCGATCAACGGTGGTCTCCAGGTCCAGCCAGATATCCCGCGCTTCCAGGGCTTTCTGGGCCGCAACGCGATTAAACTCCGGTGAGTTCCGCAAGATCCGATCGCCCTGTTCAATTAACCGAATCCGGCCCCGATCGTTCAGGCGATCGGCCAGCTTGCAAGCCAGCTCCACCCCACTGTAGCCCGCTCCCACGACCGCAATGCGAATTCGATCCAGGGCGGAATTTTCCAGGGCTCGCAGATGCTCTTGCAGGCGATAGGCATCGCTGAGGGTGCGAAAGGCGATCGCATGTTCAGCGGAACCGGGTACCCGATCCAGGGGCGTTTCCCCACCCAGGGCCAGCACCAGACGATCGTAGGTCAATTCAGCTCCTGCTTGCAGTTGGACCCGTCTGTTGGGCAGATCGATGCCTGCGATCGTGCCCTGTTGAAACCGAACCCCAGTTCCAGCCAGCAGTTCCACATAGGGGGGTGCAATTTCCCAGGTCTGGAGTTCGCCGGTTAGCAACTCGTAGAGGAGCGGAGAGAATAGGAAATGTTCTCGCTGATCGATCAGGATAATTTCTGGCTGATTGGCCTGGGTCCAGGGGAGTTCACTCAGACGCAGGGCAGTAAAGAGGCCGCCAAAGCCGCCACCGAGGATACAGATGCGAGTCGTGGATGAGGTCATGACTGGGTTGCAGGCATTGCTGAGCTGTCTCCTTAAGGATAGCAAGGTAGACTTAAAATATGGTTTATCCCGCTGCACCCTGGACATTAAAAGGCTATGGCGTCCAGTCCCTGTACTGGGTCCGCTGCGATCGCGCCCGTCCCTTCATCCCACCGGAACTCCAGCCAGTGGAAGTCTGGCCAGGGTGGACGATTGGCACAGTTTATCTGGCCCATTACGGCGCTGGCTCCACCCTGGAGTACAACGAGTTGATCGTCGTGGCGGGGATGGTGCGCCTGGGGAAACGCCTGGGAGCCTGGATTTCCCACATCTATGTGGATCACCCTGACTCAGTGGCTGGGGGGCGGGAGATCTGGGGGTTGCCGAAGGAACTGGCCCAATTCACCTGGGAATCAGGGCAATGCACCGTCAGGCAGGGCGATCGGCTGCTCTGCCGGTTGTCTTACCAACAGCCTTTTTACCTCTGGCAACAGTCCTTAAAGGTGCCTAGTTTTGGCAACCTTCAGGGCTCCTTACTCTGGTTTGAAGGGCAGGCTCAGTTTCGGCTTGGGTTAACCTGGGCCCAGTTGGAGATCCCAGAGGCAAGTCCTTTCTTTGACCTCCATCTGGGATCTCCCGTGATGACGCTTCAGATGGCCGATCTGAACCTGCTTGCCAGTCCGCCTGCGTGAGCTTCCCGGATCTCGTAGAAATTTGAAGCAAGGCAGCGAACTCATGTTCAGTTCCCTCGCGGGAGGGGTGGCCCGGAGGACTGGGATGGGTCCAGGAGGAGTCAGAGGGTAAGGGATCTCCTGGCTGCTGAATTCTGGTGCCTAAATTCTGACTTCTGAATTCCCAATCCCTCCAGGAATTCATAGCATTCTCCCTTGAATCAGATATGCTGGCTGTAAGGTCATTTCAGGAGAGGAGCCTCGTATGGAAGGGCAATCTGTACCTGTTTCCGTCAAGGTCTTTGGCATTCTCAATACAATTTTTGGCAGCTTTGGTGTTGTAACCAGTCCGTTTACCCTGCTGGCCATGCGGCGTACCGTGATGGTCTACGAACGATTTGACGCTGGCCCTCTGGTGCTGGGCTGGATTCGTCTTTCCCTACTGATTTCACCCATAATCGCCGGGGTGTTGCTGGCCACTGGGATTGGCCTGTTGATGAAAAAAGCCTGGGGCCGATCGGCAGCGGTGATCCTGGCTTATATTTCCATTGGCATCAGTATTTTCAATATCATCCTGATCTTGAGCGTGTTTGCCAAGGGTCTGGGGGGCAGTGAGAGTGCTGCAGCGGTGGGAGGCATCATTGGCGGCATTATCGGTGGCACGATCGGGCTCATTTATCCCATTCTGACGGCGATCTTTCTGACTCGCCCCGATGTGAAAGCAGCGTTGGAGCGGCGGAGTCAGGGTTAGGATGGGTGGGTTGCACTGGCAGCGTAAATCGGATAGTGGTTCCGGTTCCAATTCCGCTCTGGAGTTGAAGTTCACCCCCATGGGCCTCCACACACCGTTTAACAACAGCCAGCCCTAGGCCAGTCCCCCGGATCTGACCCACATTGCTCCCCCGATAAAAGGTTTCAAAGAGTTGGGGTTGATTTTCTGGGGGAATGCCGATGCCGTTGTCCTTGATCTGGAACATAACCACCTCTGTCTGACAATCCAGCTCGAATTGAATGACGCCCCCATCTGGTGAATACTTAATCGCATTCGAGAGCAGATTGGTGAGGATTTGCTGCAGTAAGGTTGGATCAACGCTGACAGAGTTGCAAGTGTGATTACAGCGGAAGTCGATTTGATGGGTACTACCGGCCTCAGGTTGCATCATATCGGTCAGTTCCCGACAGAATACTTCCAGATCGATCGGCACCGGCTTAACTTGAATTTTGCCCGTCTCAATGCCGCCAATTAGCAGCACTTCATCGAGCAGGTGCAACAGGTGCTCAACGGCGGTATCGATTTTCTTGAAGTACCGATCGATGGTGTCAGGGGACAGGTTCTGGCCAGCACGATGTAAAAGCTCCGCAAAGCCCTGAATGCTGGTCAGGGGAGACCGAAAATCATGGGTAATCATGGAGACAAATTCTGACTTGAGGCGATTGAGCTCTTTTTCTTGGGCCAGTGCTTTCAGGGCCTCCGTTCTTGCAGCCTCCAATTCCTGTTTGAGTCGCTGTTGGGACAGCTGAGTTTCTACTCGGACCAGGACTTCTTCAACCTGGAAAGGTTTGGTGATGTAGTCTACCCCACCCACCTGAAAGGCTCTGACCTTATCAGTGGTTTC encodes the following:
- a CDS encoding NAD(P)/FAD-dependent oxidoreductase, translating into MTSSTTRICILGGGFGGLFTALRLSELPWTQANQPEIILIDQREHFLFSPLLYELLTGELQTWEIAPPYVELLAGTGVRFQQGTIAGIDLPNRRVQLQAGAELTYDRLVLALGGETPLDRVPGSAEHAIAFRTLSDAYRLQEHLRALENSALDRIRIAVVGAGYSGVELACKLADRLNDRGRIRLIEQGDRILRNSPEFNRVAAQKALEARDIWLDLETTVDRVEADTISLCYKGQVDSIPVNLVLWTIGNRMHTVIKDLPLKQNQRGQVLVNPTLQVMDRPEVFALGDLVDCRDADDQQVPASAQAALQEAEYVGWNIWASLTERPLLPFRYQFLGEMMTLGIDNATLTGLGITLDGPLASVARRLAYLYRMPTLQHQIRVGLNWMAKPLMEIFSIR
- a CDS encoding acetoacetate decarboxylase family protein → MVYPAAPWTLKGYGVQSLYWVRCDRARPFIPPELQPVEVWPGWTIGTVYLAHYGAGSTLEYNELIVVAGMVRLGKRLGAWISHIYVDHPDSVAGGREIWGLPKELAQFTWESGQCTVRQGDRLLCRLSYQQPFYLWQQSLKVPSFGNLQGSLLWFEGQAQFRLGLTWAQLEIPEASPFFDLHLGSPVMTLQMADLNLLASPPA
- a CDS encoding hybrid sensor histidine kinase/response regulator — translated: MDLSNSLCPPQIESSKGNILIVDDTPSNLRLLSTILVQHGYEVRSAINGAAALMAIEATLPDLILLDINMPRMNGYDVCAQLKAQEDTKDIPIIFLSALDETTDKVRAFQVGGVDYITKPFQVEEVLVRVETQLSQQRLKQELEAARTEALKALAQEKELNRLKSEFVSMITHDFRSPLTSIQGFAELLHRAGQNLSPDTIDRYFKKIDTAVEHLLHLLDEVLLIGGIETGKIQVKPVPIDLEVFCRELTDMMQPEAGSTHQIDFRCNHTCNSVSVDPTLLQQILTNLLSNAIKYSPDGGVIQFELDCQTEVVMFQIKDNGIGIPPENQPQLFETFYRGSNVGQIRGTGLGLAVVKRCVEAHGGELQLQSGIGTGTTIRFTLPVQPTHPNPDSAAPTLLSHRGESERSPSEWDK